Genomic DNA from Paenibacillus sp. MBLB1832:
AACGCTAATTTGAAAAAAGGATTCCTTATGTCAATAGGGCTTGATTGACCTACTTTGTTTGTATCAAATTTAAAATCATGGGAATGTACGCCGGTTAAATTTGTTGTAAAATCATGGAAATGCCCACCTGCCGGCTCAGTAGCATTAATAAATTTACTTCCTGGCGTTGTAGCTAGTGCGTCACCGCCAACTCTAAATAGTTGAAAACCTGTTCTTTCTGAAGTAAACGAATGACGATGATCGCCGATTTCTGTTGTCCTACCGAAGTGACTATGAAGCCCATCTGCTGTTGTTGTACCAGAACCTGTATGAGAATGACGCGCAAGCTGATCCACAGTCAACACAACGCTGTTTCGTCCGCCTTTTTTTCCAATTTCTGAAGTAGTACCAGTTCCTAATACAAACCGATCCCGTAAATCAGGAGTTCCTTTGGTTCCGTTACACAAACGCCAACCCTTTGGAATATTACGAATGGATCCACTCCACATCACAATAATTCCTCTCGGAATGACTTTATGGCGGCATTTTTTGCATTTGCTATGTTTTCGTCTAAAAAGAACACCCATTGAATAACTCACTCCCATTCAACTTGAATTAATTCTACTATATGTCTATCATAAAGCAATGGAACAGGCTGTTACCTGTATGATCACTAAAATAAACTGGAACCTAAAACTCCTACCAAAAGAAACACCGCTTATGAATATGAATAGGCGGTGTTTTTCCGATTGTCATTAAACAATCGTTCCTCTATGCATTCGATCGTTTCAAAAGGCCGCTAATGTCTTCTTCTTCAATTCTACCATCAGCATGGTAGGTAATCCTTTTCGCATAAAGCTTCTCCGTTGAAGATTCAATAGCGTTCTGAAGAGTGGAAAAGTGGTCGTTGCTTGGCTTCTTATGAGAACTATCAGAATTACAGCATGGAATAACTTTCACAAAATTCGGGGCGGTTGCAACAATAAAAATAAGTGAAATTAATGTACCTGTATTGTCAATTGCAAAAAATGTAAAAAATAAGCCATCCATCGACGAGCGCGACTGTGTATCTGCCAATATCAATGTATAAGCCCCTTTTACATTGTTTTCGAGGGTAACCCCTTTCCCTGAAGTTGTCAAATATTTGACACCATTCACTTCAAAACATTCTGGCGTATTGACGGTCTTGGAATTAAACAATTCAGGAATCGTAACGTGACTATGTTTCATCTTACATTTAGGGCAAATTCGAGCCAAAACGATTTGATCTGAACATCCCTTACATTCGCATTTCTTTCTAAGCCTGTCTGTGCGCATTACCATAGAATCACTTCCAATTTTATTAGGAATCTTACATTCATAGTAAATGCAACATTTTACTGATTGATAGGGACAAACAATACAGTATATTGGTATATTTCAATCTCCGTTTGAGAATCACCCCGCAAGGCAATAATTGAAACAACGACAATCGCTCAAGGAGGAGCGCCACATGGCCTACAAAACAGAAAAAGGCACCTTGCTGGTTGAAGGCAACGAGCTCACGATAACGAATCCGAACAAGCCGCTGTGGCCTGAACAAGGGATTACGAAAGCGGATTATTTGGCCAAATTATGCGAGCTCGCCCCTTATCTCCTGCGCTACTGCCGCAATCGGCATTTAACGACGATCCGATATCCGCATGGGTACGATGATAAGTCTTTTTATCAGAAAAACGCCCCCGACCCCGTACCCAGTTTCGTTAACTTGGCACCGCTCGATGGCATTCAATATGTGAATCTCGACTCCCTATCTACGCTCATCTGGCTGGGGAATTTGACATGCCTAGAGTTTCATCCGTCCTTCCATCACATCGGGGAAACGCTGCCTGCAGAATGGCTCATCGATATCGACCCTACGTTGGAGGAAGAGCCGCGCATCATGGAAGCTGCGCAGATTATCGGTGAAGTGCTCGATTCACTGCGCATACAATCTGTTCCTAAAACTTCTGGTGCCACAGGTGTACAAATTTACATCCCGATTCAGAGCGGTTATACGTTCGAGGAACTGCGGAAGATCGGTCATTTCATCGCAGCCTATGCGGTGAACAAACATCCGAAGCTGTTTACGATTGAACGATTCAAGAAGAATCGCGGGGATAAAATTTATATCGATTACCTCCAGCATTGGTACGGGAAAACGCTCTCTGCCCCTTACACGCCACGCGCTACGAAGGACGCCACAATCTCGACGCCGCTTCTGTGGAAGGAAGTCGAACTGCGGCCGCGACCGCGGGAGTTCAATCAATTAACCATAATGAATCGTTTACGGACTTACGGGGACTTAATCGATCGGGTAGCGCCTCAAAATTTAGATACAATTCTTAGTAAAATATAAGAGTAGTTCCATATGAAACTACTCTAGAATAAAGGCGATAATAAGCGGGCAATCCGCTCTTTTCTTTGCTCCCCACGAGACCTCTTCTCAAATTCGCTCAGCATCACCTCTGTGCTATCCTTCAAGTCCATCTGAAAGTCCGCTTCCAGCCGTTTCATGACGTTAAGATCAAACATCACTGCATTTAATTCGAAGTTACTGAAGAAGCTGCGCATATCCACATTTGCCGTTCCGACCGTTGCCATAATTTCATCGACTAGGATGATTTTGGCGTGAATGAACCCTTTCTGGTACCAGTAAAAACGCACACCCGCTTGCAGCAACTCATACAGGAATGACTTCGAAGCATATTGGACAATGCGCGAATCCGCCACATAGGGCAAGATCACACGCACATCAATGCCGCTAATCGCGGCTGATTTAAGTGCCATAATAATACTCGGATCGGGTATGAAATATGGCGTCGTTATCCAGATTCGCTGCTTCGCGGCGATTAATGCAGCGAAATACATTTCCTGAATCGCATCCCATCTCGCATCTGGACCGCTAGCAATCACTTGAACGGAAGAGACTTGCTGCACAGTATGTACTGGGTAGTAGCGACTCGCCTCAATGCTTTCACCGCTTACAAAATACCAGTCTGTAAGAAACGTGTTCTGCAGTTCATACACGGCATCCCCATGCAGCCTGACATGCGTATC
This window encodes:
- the ligD gene encoding non-homologous end-joining DNA ligase, with translation MAYKTEKGTLLVEGNELTITNPNKPLWPEQGITKADYLAKLCELAPYLLRYCRNRHLTTIRYPHGYDDKSFYQKNAPDPVPSFVNLAPLDGIQYVNLDSLSTLIWLGNLTCLEFHPSFHHIGETLPAEWLIDIDPTLEEEPRIMEAAQIIGEVLDSLRIQSVPKTSGATGVQIYIPIQSGYTFEELRKIGHFIAAYAVNKHPKLFTIERFKKNRGDKIYIDYLQHWYGKTLSAPYTPRATKDATISTPLLWKEVELRPRPREFNQLTIMNRLRTYGDLIDRVAPQNLDTILSKI